The proteins below come from a single Streptomyces sp. M92 genomic window:
- a CDS encoding DUF397 domain-containing protein, with amino-acid sequence MSHIKPQRSPRNRSERIYNGMPARELGSEGWHKPWSGGNGGNCLEAMKLADGRIAVRQSTDPDGPALIYTSDEITAFIEGAKAGEADFLLS; translated from the coding sequence ATGAGTCACATCAAACCCCAGCGCTCGCCGCGCAACCGCAGCGAGCGGATCTACAACGGCATGCCCGCCCGTGAGCTGGGCAGCGAGGGCTGGCACAAGCCGTGGAGCGGCGGCAACGGAGGGAACTGCCTGGAGGCCATGAAGCTCGCCGACGGCCGGATCGCCGTACGGCAGTCCACCGACCCCGACGGCCCCGCGCTGATCTACACCTCCGACGAGATAACGGCCTTCATCGAGGGAGCGAAGGCGGGAGAGGCGGACTTCCTGCTGTCCTGA
- a CDS encoding helix-turn-helix domain-containing protein, with protein sequence MSEPRSAPTVGQVVLGRRLLDLRERAGLKREEAARVLRVAPATVRRMETAEVALKIPYLQLLLKAYGIGDEEADAFVKLAEDANRPGWWQRFHDILPGWFSMYVSLEGAASLIRSYEPHFVPGVLQTEDYARGVLRSGAIGQTRPDDIERHVDLRMRRQELLTRKDAPRFWAVMDETTLRRPVGGPEVMRAQIDRLLEATELPNVTLQVAPFSNGPHPGTYGPFVLFRFAMPELPDMVYSEYLTGAVYLDARAEVATHLEVMDRMAAQAATAHRTKEILRDLRKEL encoded by the coding sequence GTGAGCGAGCCCCGGTCGGCGCCGACGGTCGGCCAGGTCGTCCTCGGCCGGCGCCTGCTGGACCTGCGCGAACGCGCCGGTCTCAAGCGCGAGGAAGCCGCCCGCGTCCTGCGCGTCGCCCCTGCCACGGTACGCCGGATGGAGACGGCCGAGGTGGCCCTCAAGATCCCGTACCTCCAGCTCCTGCTGAAGGCCTACGGCATCGGCGACGAGGAGGCCGACGCCTTCGTCAAGCTGGCCGAGGACGCCAACAGACCCGGATGGTGGCAGCGCTTCCACGACATCCTGCCGGGCTGGTTCTCGATGTACGTCAGCCTGGAGGGCGCGGCCTCCCTGATCCGCTCCTACGAGCCCCACTTCGTCCCCGGCGTGCTGCAGACCGAGGACTACGCGCGCGGTGTGCTCCGCTCCGGAGCGATCGGGCAGACCCGGCCCGACGACATCGAACGCCACGTCGACCTGCGCATGCGGCGCCAGGAGCTGCTCACCCGCAAGGACGCACCCAGGTTCTGGGCCGTGATGGACGAGACGACGCTGCGCCGCCCCGTCGGCGGCCCGGAGGTGATGCGGGCCCAGATCGACAGACTGCTGGAGGCGACGGAACTGCCCAACGTGACGCTGCAGGTCGCCCCGTTCTCCAACGGGCCGCACCCGGGCACGTACGGCCCCTTCGTCCTCTTCCGATTCGCCATGCCGGAACTGCCGGACATGGTCTACAGCGAGTACCTGACCGGCGCCGTCTACCTCGACGCGCGCGCGGAGGTGGCGACCCACCTCGAGGTCATGGACCGCATGGCGGCGCAGGCCGCCACGGCACACCGCACGAAGGAGATCCTCCGGGACCTCCGCAAGGAGCTGTGA
- a CDS encoding ATP-binding protein: protein MASVIPSAPLGTEATAGSLGLTAAVGAGPSGTTAAERRFRFELAAHPGSPAQARRLTRARLNGWSVCEDTCDTAALVVSELVTNAIVHTASRHIVCELHDSADLVRIAVRDEGCAPGQPHPQAGQQPEDEHGRGLLLVDALCDAWGAHEHGPGLLVWAELPRKADGPRDPAEPHNDLGWGARPKPGPADGSGDDGEAEGRHPQARRGTGTAWL from the coding sequence GTGGCAAGCGTGATTCCGTCCGCGCCCTTAGGAACAGAGGCCACTGCGGGCTCCCTGGGCCTCACCGCCGCCGTGGGAGCCGGCCCTTCGGGGACCACCGCCGCCGAGCGCCGGTTCCGGTTCGAGCTGGCCGCACATCCGGGCTCGCCCGCGCAGGCCAGACGCCTGACGCGCGCCCGGCTGAACGGCTGGTCGGTGTGCGAGGACACCTGCGACACCGCGGCCCTGGTCGTCTCCGAGCTGGTCACCAACGCGATCGTGCACACCGCGAGCCGGCACATAGTGTGCGAGCTGCACGACAGTGCCGACCTGGTGCGCATAGCCGTACGTGACGAGGGATGCGCCCCCGGTCAGCCACACCCGCAGGCCGGTCAGCAGCCCGAGGACGAGCACGGCCGGGGCCTGCTCCTCGTCGACGCCCTGTGCGACGCGTGGGGAGCCCACGAGCACGGGCCCGGACTGCTGGTCTGGGCGGAGCTGCCGCGCAAGGCCGACGGCCCGCGCGACCCGGCGGAGCCCCACAACGACCTGGGCTGGGGCGCCCGCCCCAAGCCCGGCCCGGCCGACGGCTCGGGCGACGACGGCGAGGCGGAGGGACGCCATCCGCAGGCCCGCCGCGGAACGGGGACCGCATGGCTGTGA
- a CDS encoding ABC transporter ATP-binding protein — MGWNQHADAFLELGFRAMLTRLPSLLASSLRLARQADPQAARTVLAAEAGRGVAQAVSLLAVNSVLAGLMAEGPIEDRLRGAAPALITVAVVMLVAALLRAASTYATGRLEPKVERVATERYLERAAAVELSAIEDHAFHKLLDTAQYGAASARRMISYGTRVVNAVISLIAAAGVLAVLHPVLLPLLVTMTLPSAWSALTLARRRYESFHAWVQHERAGRLLASLLIEPAAAPEIRVHGVGPFLLRHFRAMSETAEAEQTRLARLAARTGLIAGALTGLATAATYATLGGLLLGGAMALSVAGTAVIAIRTGSQSLGTLVVEVNALHEEALFVGDLERLHVEAAGRAIPVGGAALPEDPKEIRFENVTFRYPGDAARPALDDVTLSLPLGRIVALVGENGSGKTTLVKLLAGLYTPEAGRITWDGVDVSTADRHALAERVAMVAQDFKRWPFTARVNVAVGRSSVPLGEERVASAVAEAGAEEVVADLPRGLDTLLARNFSGGHELSGGQWQRVGIARAAYRQGSILIVDEPTAALDARAELEVFEKIRALAGSGQTVVLITHRLASVRHADLVHVLDQGRLVESGTPDELLAAGGVYAELYSLQAEQFTSRPVPAPRAG; from the coding sequence ATGGGGTGGAACCAGCACGCGGACGCTTTCCTGGAGCTGGGCTTCCGGGCGATGCTGACCAGGCTGCCGTCCCTGCTGGCGTCCAGCCTGCGACTCGCCCGGCAGGCCGACCCGCAGGCCGCGCGGACGGTGCTGGCGGCCGAGGCGGGCCGGGGTGTGGCGCAGGCGGTCAGTCTGCTCGCGGTCAACAGCGTGCTGGCCGGGCTGATGGCCGAAGGCCCGATCGAGGACCGGCTGCGCGGGGCCGCCCCGGCGCTGATCACGGTGGCCGTGGTCATGCTGGTCGCGGCGTTGCTGCGGGCGGCGTCGACATACGCGACCGGGCGGCTCGAACCCAAGGTGGAGCGAGTGGCCACCGAGCGGTACCTGGAGCGGGCGGCGGCCGTGGAGCTGTCCGCGATCGAGGACCACGCCTTCCACAAGCTGCTGGACACCGCCCAGTACGGTGCCGCCTCCGCACGGCGCATGATCTCGTACGGCACGCGCGTGGTGAACGCGGTGATCTCGCTGATCGCGGCGGCGGGCGTGCTGGCCGTGCTGCACCCGGTCCTGCTGCCGCTGCTGGTCACGATGACGCTGCCGAGCGCCTGGAGCGCGCTGACCCTCGCCCGCCGCCGGTACGAGTCCTTCCACGCCTGGGTGCAGCACGAGCGGGCGGGCCGGCTGCTGGCGAGTCTCCTGATCGAACCGGCCGCCGCCCCCGAGATCCGGGTGCACGGAGTCGGTCCCTTCCTGCTGCGCCACTTCCGCGCCATGTCGGAGACCGCGGAGGCGGAGCAGACGCGGCTGGCCCGGCTGGCGGCCCGTACGGGGCTGATCGCGGGGGCCTTGACGGGGCTGGCGACGGCGGCGACGTACGCGACGCTCGGCGGACTGCTGCTGGGCGGCGCGATGGCCCTGTCCGTGGCGGGCACGGCCGTGATCGCGATCCGCACCGGCTCGCAGAGCCTCGGCACCCTGGTCGTGGAGGTCAACGCGCTCCACGAGGAGGCCCTGTTCGTCGGCGACCTGGAACGGCTGCACGTGGAGGCGGCCGGCCGGGCCATCCCGGTGGGCGGCGCCGCGCTGCCCGAGGACCCGAAGGAGATCCGCTTCGAGAACGTCACGTTCCGCTACCCGGGCGACGCGGCCCGCCCGGCCCTCGACGACGTGACGCTCTCCCTGCCGCTGGGCCGCATCGTGGCGCTCGTCGGGGAGAACGGCTCGGGCAAGACGACCCTCGTCAAACTGCTCGCGGGGCTGTACACGCCGGAGGCGGGCCGCATCACGTGGGACGGCGTCGACGTGTCGACCGCGGACCGGCACGCGCTCGCCGAGCGGGTCGCGATGGTGGCGCAGGACTTCAAGCGGTGGCCGTTCACCGCGCGGGTGAACGTCGCGGTGGGCCGCTCCTCCGTGCCGCTCGGCGAGGAACGCGTGGCCTCCGCGGTCGCCGAGGCGGGAGCCGAGGAGGTGGTCGCGGACCTGCCGCGCGGCCTGGACACCCTGCTGGCCCGGAACTTCAGCGGCGGCCACGAGCTGTCCGGCGGTCAGTGGCAGCGGGTCGGGATCGCGCGGGCGGCGTACCGGCAGGGCAGCATCCTCATCGTGGACGAGCCGACGGCGGCCCTGGACGCACGGGCCGAGCTGGAGGTCTTCGAGAAGATCCGTGCCCTGGCCGGCAGCGGGCAGACGGTCGTGCTGATCACCCACCGGCTGGCGTCCGTGCGCCACGCGGACCTCGTCCACGTCCTCGACCAGGGCCGGCTGGTGGAGTCCGGGACACCGGACGAGCTGCTGGCGGCCGGCGGGGTCTACGCGGAGCTGTACTCACTGCAGGCGGAGCAGTTCACCAGCCGGCCGGTGCCCGCCCCGAGGGCCGGCTGA
- a CDS encoding DUF899 domain-containing protein, which yields MSLPEIVSRADWRAAREALLTKEKAATRARDALNAERRGLPMVEVDKEYVFEGGDGKATLLDLFEGRDQLVVYHFMFAPEWDAGCRSCSAFLDQLGHLAHLRARGTSFAAVSRAPYPKILPFKARMGWTLPWYSSHVCDFNTDFEVTLEHEGELVERPGLSCFLRDRERVFHTYSTYERGLDGLGSTTSLLDLTALGRREQWEKPEGRASALGAPAGSEGIRYHDEYED from the coding sequence ATGTCGCTGCCCGAGATCGTCAGCCGCGCGGACTGGCGCGCGGCGCGCGAGGCCTTACTGACCAAGGAGAAGGCGGCCACACGCGCGCGTGACGCGCTCAACGCCGAGCGGCGCGGGCTGCCCATGGTGGAGGTCGACAAGGAGTACGTGTTCGAGGGCGGCGACGGCAAGGCGACGCTGCTCGACCTCTTCGAGGGCCGCGACCAGCTCGTCGTCTACCACTTCATGTTCGCGCCGGAGTGGGACGCCGGCTGCCGCAGTTGCTCCGCCTTCCTGGACCAGCTCGGGCACCTCGCGCACCTGCGGGCCCGCGGCACGTCGTTCGCGGCCGTCTCCCGGGCGCCGTACCCGAAGATCCTGCCGTTCAAGGCGCGGATGGGCTGGACCCTGCCCTGGTACTCGTCGCACGTGTGCGACTTCAACACCGACTTCGAGGTGACCCTGGAGCACGAGGGCGAGCTCGTCGAGCGGCCGGGGCTCAGCTGCTTCCTGCGGGACCGCGAGCGGGTCTTCCACACCTACTCGACGTACGAGCGGGGCCTGGACGGACTCGGTTCGACCACCAGCCTGCTCGACCTGACCGCGCTCGGCCGGCGGGAGCAGTGGGAGAAACCCGAGGGGCGTGCGTCGGCTCTCGGGGCGCCCGCGGGCAGCGAGGGAATCAGGTACCACGACGAGTACGAGGACTGA
- a CDS encoding amidohydrolase, with amino-acid sequence MTPPSHEKRPRETPADLIVTGCAVLVHDDRERIGFEEDAAVVVRDAVVDSVTTAAAVDGLPAAERIDARGQVALPGLINCHTHAPMVALRGLAEDLPTDEWFNDVVWPVESNLGERDVELGARLACAEMIRAGVTTFADHYFAMDAVAAVVADCGMRALLGQAFFSSQGPEGREASLEFALRHRGSADGRITTALAPHAPYTVTDADLAATAGLARDHGLPVHLHAAENRDQTDTSLARHGATPIGVLERTGILDTDVLIAHGTGITEDDLPLLARASGRTAVATAPRGYLKFAWPTTTPVRALRDIGVPVGLATDGAASNNSLDVWESMALTSLVQKTTEGDPRWLTSRQALHHATAQSARAVGLGDSVGRIAPGRRADLVLVDLTGPHTQPVHDLAATLVHSARSADVRTTIVDGRVLMRDRELLTLDVPAVVRELGERLPALTDRRHGRRIQKYDT; translated from the coding sequence ATGACGCCTCCTTCCCATGAGAAGCGCCCCCGCGAGACGCCCGCCGACCTGATCGTCACCGGATGCGCCGTCCTCGTCCACGACGACCGGGAACGGATCGGCTTCGAGGAGGACGCGGCCGTCGTCGTACGGGACGCGGTGGTCGACTCCGTGACCACCGCCGCCGCGGTGGACGGCCTGCCCGCCGCCGAGCGCATCGATGCCCGCGGACAGGTCGCCCTCCCCGGGCTGATCAACTGCCACACGCACGCGCCGATGGTCGCCCTGCGCGGCCTCGCCGAGGACCTGCCCACCGACGAGTGGTTCAACGACGTCGTCTGGCCGGTCGAGTCCAACCTCGGCGAACGGGACGTGGAACTGGGCGCCCGGCTCGCCTGCGCCGAGATGATCCGGGCGGGGGTGACGACGTTCGCGGACCACTACTTCGCCATGGACGCCGTCGCCGCGGTGGTCGCCGACTGCGGGATGCGGGCGCTGCTGGGGCAGGCGTTCTTCTCCTCACAGGGACCTGAAGGGCGGGAAGCGTCACTGGAGTTCGCGCTGCGGCACCGCGGCTCCGCCGACGGGCGCATCACCACCGCCCTCGCCCCGCACGCCCCCTACACCGTGACCGACGCCGACCTCGCGGCCACCGCCGGCCTCGCCCGCGACCACGGCCTGCCGGTGCACCTGCACGCCGCCGAGAACCGCGACCAGACCGACACCAGCCTCGCCCGGCACGGCGCCACCCCGATCGGCGTCCTGGAGCGCACCGGCATCCTCGACACCGACGTGCTCATCGCCCACGGCACCGGCATCACCGAGGACGACCTCCCGCTCCTCGCCCGCGCGAGCGGCCGTACGGCCGTGGCCACCGCACCACGCGGCTACCTGAAGTTCGCCTGGCCCACCACCACACCCGTGCGCGCCCTGCGCGACATCGGCGTCCCGGTCGGACTGGCCACGGACGGCGCCGCCTCCAACAACTCCCTGGACGTGTGGGAGTCGATGGCGCTGACGTCCCTGGTCCAGAAGACCACCGAGGGCGACCCACGCTGGCTCACCTCCCGCCAGGCCCTGCACCACGCCACCGCGCAGAGCGCCCGAGCGGTCGGGCTCGGTGACAGCGTCGGACGCATCGCGCCGGGACGGCGCGCCGACCTCGTCCTCGTCGACCTCACCGGCCCCCACACCCAGCCCGTGCACGATCTCGCCGCCACCCTCGTGCACAGCGCGCGCTCCGCCGACGTGCGTACGACGATCGTCGACGGGCGCGTACTCATGCGGGACCGCGAGCTGCTGACCCTGGACGTCCCCGCGGTGGTGCGCGAACTGGGGGAGCGGCTGCCGGCGCTGACCGACCGCCGCCACGGCCGCCGTATCCAGAAGTACGACACCTGA
- a CDS encoding nucleotidyltransferase domain-containing protein: protein MPSLTDQAFLDTTADRLAALPAVRAVTLGGSRAQGTHGPGSDWDLAVYYRGDFDPDDVRALGWPGEVSEVGAWGGGVFNGGAWLTIDDRRVDLHYRDLDAVEHETAQAAAGRFRIEPLMFHLAGIPTYLVVAELAVNEVLRGELPRPAYPGALRATAPDRWHGAAAATLAYAKAGHAPRGALTQVAGAIALAATQTAHAVLAARGEWVTNEKGLTGRAGLDGVDALVADLTPEPMNLARAVGDCETLLGRAVRTAAG from the coding sequence GTGCCCTCCCTCACGGACCAGGCCTTCCTCGACACGACCGCCGACCGGCTCGCCGCCCTGCCCGCCGTCCGGGCGGTCACGCTGGGCGGCTCCCGGGCCCAGGGCACCCACGGGCCCGGCAGCGACTGGGACCTGGCGGTCTACTACCGGGGCGACTTCGACCCCGACGACGTCCGCGCCCTCGGCTGGCCCGGTGAGGTCTCCGAGGTCGGTGCCTGGGGCGGCGGCGTCTTCAACGGCGGCGCCTGGCTGACGATCGACGACCGCCGGGTCGACCTGCACTACCGCGATCTCGACGCGGTCGAACACGAGACGGCGCAGGCGGCGGCGGGACGCTTCCGCATCGAGCCGCTGATGTTCCACCTCGCCGGCATCCCGACGTACCTTGTGGTCGCGGAACTGGCCGTCAACGAGGTGCTGCGCGGCGAACTGCCCCGCCCCGCCTACCCCGGGGCCCTGCGTGCCACCGCTCCCGACCGCTGGCACGGTGCGGCCGCCGCCACCCTCGCCTACGCCAAGGCGGGCCACGCACCCAGGGGTGCCCTCACCCAGGTGGCCGGCGCGATCGCCCTCGCCGCCACCCAGACGGCACACGCGGTCCTGGCGGCGCGGGGGGAGTGGGTGACGAACGAGAAGGGGCTGACCGGGCGCGCCGGGCTGGACGGCGTCGACGCGTTGGTGGCGGACCTGACGCCGGAGCCGATGAACTTGGCGCGGGCGGTCGGTGACTGCGAGACGCTGCTCGGCCGGGCAGTACGGACGGCGGCCGGGTGA
- a CDS encoding RidA family protein, which produces MIQRVTVPGLFPPPAYSHASVVEAGTKLAFLAGSVPLDGEGKLVGEGDPVRQAEQVIANLTEQLHAVGSGPEHVLSTDVYVVSTETAALSAVWEVVEASGLSTGPHSSTLLGVACLGYPGQLVEITATAAVPERTSP; this is translated from the coding sequence ATGATTCAGCGCGTCACCGTACCGGGTCTGTTTCCGCCGCCCGCCTACTCCCACGCCTCCGTCGTCGAGGCGGGGACGAAGCTCGCCTTCCTCGCCGGATCGGTGCCGCTCGACGGCGAGGGAAAGCTGGTCGGTGAGGGCGATCCGGTCCGGCAGGCGGAGCAGGTGATCGCGAATCTCACCGAGCAGCTGCACGCCGTGGGCAGCGGGCCGGAGCACGTCCTGTCGACCGACGTGTACGTCGTGAGCACCGAGACCGCCGCGCTGTCCGCCGTGTGGGAGGTCGTCGAGGCGTCCGGGCTCAGTACCGGGCCGCATTCCTCGACGCTGCTGGGGGTCGCCTGCCTCGGATACCCGGGGCAGCTCGTGGAGATCACGGCGACGGCGGCCGTGCCGGAACGGACGAGTCCGTGA
- the pip gene encoding prolyl aminopeptidase produces MGLYPVIEPYDHGMLDVGDGNHVYWETSGNPHGKPALVLHGGPGSRTSPNLRRYFDPAAYRIVLLDQRGAGRSLPRASAHDTDMSVNTTAHLMADLERLRAHLGIERWLVWGVSWGSILGLRYAQTHPGVVSELVLTGVATGSRAEVELLTRGLGKIFPDAHELFLAELPPKDRDGNLAAAYNRLLESPEPSVRDRAARAWTDWETATIPAPPGSVARFEDPEFRRGFARTVTHYWGNDHFLGEGEGEGEGEGENESDGGDEGVVLRDAHLLEGIPGTLVQGSLDFGNLLGIVWRLHHAWPDSELVVVDEAGHDAGAVGDEALRAATDKYARAGDRTTGRSSSRTDLSRTDPLLTDSSVPARPPSP; encoded by the coding sequence ATGGGCCTCTATCCGGTGATCGAACCGTACGACCACGGCATGCTCGACGTGGGCGACGGCAACCACGTCTACTGGGAGACCAGCGGGAACCCGCACGGCAAGCCCGCGCTGGTCCTGCACGGGGGGCCGGGGAGCCGGACGAGTCCGAACCTCAGGCGGTACTTCGACCCCGCCGCCTACCGGATCGTCCTGCTCGACCAGCGCGGCGCCGGGCGGTCGCTGCCCCGCGCGAGCGCCCACGACACCGACATGAGCGTCAACACGACCGCCCACCTCATGGCCGACCTGGAGCGGCTGCGCGCCCACCTGGGCATCGAACGGTGGCTGGTGTGGGGCGTGTCATGGGGCTCGATACTGGGCCTGCGGTACGCGCAGACCCACCCGGGAGTGGTGTCCGAGCTGGTGCTGACCGGAGTCGCGACCGGTTCCCGCGCCGAGGTGGAGCTGCTGACGCGCGGGTTGGGCAAGATCTTCCCCGACGCCCACGAACTGTTCCTCGCCGAGCTGCCCCCGAAGGACCGCGACGGCAACCTGGCCGCCGCGTACAACCGCCTCCTGGAGTCGCCCGAGCCCTCGGTGCGTGACCGGGCCGCGCGTGCCTGGACCGACTGGGAGACGGCGACGATCCCGGCACCGCCCGGTTCGGTCGCCCGGTTCGAGGACCCGGAGTTCCGCAGGGGCTTCGCCCGCACCGTCACGCACTACTGGGGCAACGACCACTTCCTCGGCGAGGGCGAGGGCGAGGGCGAGGGCGAGGGCGAGAACGAGAGCGACGGTGGCGACGAGGGCGTGGTCCTGAGGGACGCGCACCTGCTGGAGGGCATCCCGGGCACCCTGGTGCAGGGCAGCCTCGACTTCGGCAACCTCCTCGGCATCGTATGGAGACTCCACCACGCCTGGCCGGACAGCGAGCTGGTGGTCGTGGACGAGGCCGGACACGACGCGGGAGCGGTCGGTGACGAGGCGCTGCGGGCGGCGACCGACAAGTACGCCCGAGCCGGGGACCGGACCACCGGCCGTTCCTCCTCGCGCACGGACCTCTCGCGCACGGACCCCTTGCTCACGGACTCGTCCGTTCCGGCACGGCCGCCGTCGCCGTGA
- a CDS encoding uracil-DNA glycosylase: protein MDTSGLCELDRRISGCRACPRLVDWREEVARTKRAAFADWTYWGRPVPGFGPPDARLLIIGLAPAAHGGNRTGRMFTGDRSGDMLYQTLYDVGLASQPTAVAADDGLELYGVRITSPVHCAPPANKPTPTERDTCRSWLVQELGLLRPTLRAAVVLGAFGWQSALPAFAEAGWTVPRPRPAFAHGAHVALDAAEGPALRLFGCFHVSQRNTFTGRLTPEMLREVLRTAARTAGLTVR from the coding sequence ATGGACACCAGCGGCCTCTGCGAACTCGACCGGCGGATCTCCGGGTGCCGGGCCTGCCCACGGTTGGTCGACTGGCGGGAGGAGGTGGCCCGTACCAAACGGGCGGCCTTCGCCGACTGGACCTACTGGGGCCGGCCGGTGCCGGGCTTCGGCCCGCCGGACGCGCGGCTGCTGATCATCGGCCTCGCCCCCGCGGCCCACGGCGGCAACCGCACCGGCCGGATGTTCACCGGTGACCGCTCCGGGGACATGCTGTACCAGACGTTGTACGACGTGGGCCTCGCCTCACAGCCCACCGCGGTCGCCGCCGACGACGGCCTGGAGCTGTACGGAGTGCGCATCACCTCGCCGGTGCACTGCGCCCCGCCCGCCAACAAGCCCACTCCCACCGAACGGGACACCTGCCGTTCCTGGCTCGTCCAGGAGCTGGGCCTGCTGAGGCCGACGCTGCGGGCCGCGGTCGTACTCGGCGCCTTCGGCTGGCAGTCCGCACTGCCGGCGTTCGCCGAGGCCGGCTGGACCGTGCCCCGGCCACGCCCCGCCTTCGCACATGGCGCGCACGTCGCCCTGGACGCCGCCGAGGGACCGGCCCTGCGCCTCTTCGGCTGCTTCCACGTCAGCCAGCGCAACACGTTCACCGGCCGGCTCACCCCCGAGATGCTCCGCGAGGTGCTGCGCACGGCGGCCCGGACGGCAGGGCTGACCGTCAGGTAA
- a CDS encoding RNA-binding S4 domain-containing protein yields the protein MASEHDEGRNGGPAGTGTGDGGAATSQAPLPDPKTAAAIAAAEAAGPQSGESVRVDSWIWAVRLIKTRSLGATACRGGHVRVNGERVKPAYSLRVGDEVRLRHEGRERVVVVKRLIRKRVGAPVAAQCYLDNSPPPPPREAVAPAGVRDRGTGRPTKRDRRELERLRGLEGLNRARKDAQTRP from the coding sequence ATGGCTTCCGAGCATGACGAGGGCAGGAACGGCGGGCCGGCCGGAACCGGCACCGGCGACGGTGGTGCCGCCACATCCCAGGCCCCGCTCCCGGACCCGAAGACCGCCGCAGCGATCGCCGCCGCCGAGGCGGCCGGGCCGCAGAGCGGCGAGAGCGTCCGCGTGGACAGCTGGATCTGGGCCGTCCGTCTCATCAAGACTCGATCCCTGGGCGCGACCGCCTGCCGAGGCGGCCATGTCCGGGTGAACGGCGAGCGGGTGAAGCCCGCGTACTCGCTGCGCGTCGGGGACGAGGTCCGCCTGCGCCACGAGGGCAGGGAACGCGTCGTCGTCGTGAAGCGGCTGATCCGCAAGCGCGTCGGTGCACCGGTCGCCGCCCAGTGCTACCTCGACAACTCCCCTCCGCCTCCGCCCCGCGAGGCCGTCGCCCCGGCCGGCGTCCGCGACCGGGGCACCGGCCGCCCGACCAAGCGCGACCGCCGCGAGCTGGAACGGCTGCGTGGGCTCGAGGGCCTGAACCGCGCCCGCAAGGACGCCCAGACCAGGCCCTGA
- a CDS encoding DoxX family protein codes for MSQPVASTVPTSPAAPAASAASATSAAPARGRGARIVLRAVQVLLAVFFAVASALPKLIAHSSAADIFADMGWGNAGMFTIGALELAGAIALLIPVLQSVAATALSALMVGAFVVQLAYFDGANAATPVILMVPLLIIAWARRGHNAELLRWARIRRA; via the coding sequence ATGTCTCAGCCCGTCGCCTCCACCGTCCCCACCTCCCCCGCGGCCCCTGCCGCTTCCGCGGCCTCGGCGACTTCCGCCGCACCGGCCCGTGGGCGGGGCGCCCGGATCGTCCTGCGTGCGGTGCAGGTGCTCCTCGCGGTGTTCTTCGCCGTGGCGAGCGCCCTGCCCAAGCTGATCGCGCACTCCTCGGCGGCCGACATCTTCGCCGACATGGGCTGGGGCAACGCGGGCATGTTCACCATCGGCGCGCTCGAACTGGCGGGTGCCATCGCCCTGTTGATCCCCGTACTCCAGTCGGTGGCCGCGACGGCGCTCAGCGCTCTGATGGTCGGCGCGTTCGTGGTCCAGCTCGCCTACTTCGACGGAGCCAACGCCGCGACTCCCGTCATCCTCATGGTGCCGCTCCTGATCATCGCCTGGGCCCGCCGTGGACACAACGCGGAGCTTCTCCGATGGGCACGGATTCGGCGCGCCTGA
- a CDS encoding class I SAM-dependent methyltransferase, whose translation MREGHQGTGPGAITPDGCAVELHARLPAGAEPDIVAAAVPKGARILELGSGVGRMTHPLLERGFDVTAVDESAEMLERVRGARAIRSPIEDLVLGERFEAVLLASFLVHAGDREVRRGLLRTCARHVRQDGCVLIQREGPDYHSDLPRERVDPRGFTVRIVSSEPVGDGVNSVRAEYEFPDAVWTQTFRARPMTDTQFEEALSEAGLRADRVLTDDGTWVRAVPTSWSEGR comes from the coding sequence ATGCGAGAGGGACACCAGGGGACGGGACCGGGGGCGATCACCCCGGACGGCTGCGCGGTCGAGCTCCATGCGCGGCTGCCCGCCGGAGCGGAGCCGGACATCGTCGCCGCGGCCGTCCCCAAGGGCGCCCGCATCCTGGAGCTGGGCAGCGGCGTCGGGCGCATGACCCACCCACTGCTGGAGCGGGGGTTCGACGTGACCGCGGTGGACGAGTCCGCCGAGATGCTGGAGCGTGTGCGCGGGGCCCGGGCGATACGCAGCCCGATCGAGGACCTGGTTCTGGGCGAGCGCTTCGAGGCGGTGCTGCTGGCGTCGTTCCTCGTGCACGCCGGTGACAGGGAGGTGAGACGGGGCCTGCTGCGCACCTGTGCACGGCACGTCAGGCAGGACGGCTGTGTGCTGATTCAGCGGGAGGGCCCGGACTACCACTCCGACCTGCCCCGTGAGCGGGTCGATCCCCGCGGCTTCACGGTACGGATCGTGTCGTCGGAGCCGGTCGGGGACGGCGTCAACTCGGTGCGCGCGGAGTACGAGTTCCCCGACGCGGTCTGGACGCAGACGTTCCGGGCGCGGCCGATGACCGACACGCAGTTCGAGGAGGCGCTGTCCGAGGCGGGGCTGCGAGCGGACCGCGTTCTGACCGACGACGGGACGTGGGTGAGGGCGGTGCCCACATCGTGGAGTGAGGGGCGATGA